From Nyctibius grandis isolate bNycGra1 chromosome 18, bNycGra1.pri, whole genome shotgun sequence:
GCTCCCcaaaagcagctgtaaaatTTCTCATAGCTACAAGAATCCTGTACAGACCGTTTTCATACCGCAGCATCGAGGCTTCAAGGGTAAATCATGGAAATACCTCATCTTGATAAGTTTTCctctcactgctttttttcttctgcattgttATTTCCACAGGGAGAAGATAATTTCACTTACTGTCCAGCAACAGGCCTCGCTAAAGGAAATGAGCACTCGGAATTTGCTGGCTGGGCATTTCCTTTTCCAGGGGTATTTCTGACGGAGGAGTTCATTAGCGAAGATGAAGAATCTGAAATAGTTGAACTGATGGATCGGGATGACTGGAAACCATCACAGTCTGGCCGAAAGAAACAGGTTTGACTTTAGAAGCACGTTTGTTCTTAGATCCCtctggaaaaggaaagctgttttcagttaaaaccccaaacatttagATGTTTCAGttaaaaccccaaacatttagatgtttcattaaatgttttcctttgaaagctTTTCCTGAAATCAATTGCAAGAATTACTTGTAATTAAAGTCAACTTCTTGCATAAATATATGGTAGTTGTAACAAATCATACTTGATGGCGCATGTTCAGGCATTAAAGTTCACACACTCTCCACGTGAAAGAAGTGGgtgtgttggtttgtttttactttacAGGTGAGAAATCTAATTCCAGAAAGATTAACGTAGCTTCACTGACTCCTTTTGCAACCTAGTGACCAGGTCACTGGAAGAGATGAGAACAGAACTCAAAAGTCTTGACTGTGAGCCCTGTAGGGACCACAGCCTCTCCTAGATTTTTCCTTAACACtagctttttccccccctcttcttTTCCAACAGGACTATGGACCCAAAGTGAACTTCAAGAAACAAAGGCTGAAAGCTGGTAGCTTTACCGGTTTGCCAAGTTTTAGTAAAAAGATTGTGGCACAAATGAAGGACTGCTCTGTACTAGGTGGTTTCTTACCTGTTGAACAATGTAACCTGGACTACGTGCCAGAAAGAGGTTCTGCCATTGACCCCCATTTTGATGACTGGTGGCTTTGGGGAGAGCGTCTGGTTAGCTTAAACTTGCTCTCAAGAACTGTGCTATCCATGTCTTGTGATTCAGAAGGCAGTATccaattatttcctgctttcACTAAAGAAAACAGGGAATTAAGCCCCCCTGGATCTTTTACACAGACGTCAGCGTGCAAAAATTCGGGCGAAGAGGGAATCAACTGCATTTTATCCCCAAGGCGTGTTCCAAGTCGAGAGGTGACTGTTGCCATTCACTTACCCCGGAGGTCTCTGCTGGTGCTGTACGGTGACGCGCGGTACAAGTGGAAACACGCGATTCACCGCAAGCACATAGAGCATCGCCGCATCTGTGTCACGTTCAGGGAGCTGTCTGCGGAGTTCAGCGCCGGAGGAAGGCATGAGGAACTGGGTAAAGAACTGCTAGAAATAGCTCTTTCATTTCAAGGAAGACCACTGTGATCAGCAAGAGGGAGCCAGAATTACATTTTGTTaggaaatttgaaaaataaagaacagaatttgTACAACTCGGTTTATTTCTGAAGTGTGCATAAGGAACCAGGTGTGTATAGAGATGAGCTCAATCAAATGGAAATTTAACAAACAAATAAGAGTGCAGTGAAGGGTGGGCTGCTTGTTTCTTTGAAGATTCTCCTGGGCAATGGGACCTTTTAGGTGAAAGTCAGAAATGAGCTGTTGTATTCATTAGCTGAATtgtaacaaaatacaaaaagcaaaatagccAGATCTTAAATTAAACCAAGAAAGAAACTTAAAATCATTAAACTGAGCTGAATATCAAACAGCCCTTGGCACAGATTCAGCCCAAGCCCTGCAGCAGATTTTAACCTTTCCTGGCCCGTACTTGGTTCTGTCACACTGCTCTTAGCGCTGCACTGTGCCGCAGAGGCACAACCATCTTCTCACCCGCTTCAGACAGGTCCTTTAGAGATGAGATCTCCAGGGGAGAAGGGTAAGCAAGCATCTCTCCACAGATAGATAGTACAATACACCGAGAACTAATTAAAGTAATTATTCTTTGCTGAAGATTCATGCTCTAAGTGAGGATCACTCATAAATATGGTGTGTGACCTCTATCTTCTGGGACCAAAGAGCAGCATTTGCAGAGGGCGGATGCCGACTCCTCTGCAGAGACAGCTTGGACGGAGTTCAGCCCAAAGGCTTGCACAGACTGTGTTATTTTCTGATCGTTTGTCATCTCTGAACCTCGCTGTCAGCTCTCAGTAGCAAGAGTCTGATTTTGGGAATAAGCTGGGCAACAGACTGCAACACTGGCagctatcattttttttcttggcaccTCCAGCAGTCAGGTTTGAATCATGCCTTGTACCTAGGATTCAAGCAGTCATTTGTAGCAGCAGCTGATCTGAGGCCATCTGTCTGCTCTGAACAAACTTTGTGCTCTTGAAAATGAAGCTGTGCCGTGGAAGAGGTGTAATCCTTTAATAAACACAGTTGTGTCGGCAAAATCATTCAGCCCAGTCACACCTACAGCAGTAAAACGACGCTTTACAACGCTGCCTGGGTTTAGTTGGTAAGGAAAGGGGACACATTTATACCCGGGATCTCAGCGTCCCTGCACAGCTGTATTCTGCCCCAGCAGTGCTTCCTTGGCACAGCACACAGGTTTTACCATACAGTAATGCACTCGTGCCATAGACACTGCCCTCCGctccaggctctgcagaggagggagCTCTTCCCCCAACAAAACAGTTACTAGAAAGCAGTTGGGTGAATCAGGATACTTTTTATCACATTAAGCTAATGGATAAAACTACAGTCCTTTGCGGCTGCAATGAAACAGTTTCAGTTTAGCCCAGTATTTAAACAGTTGTGGACATCTACGTGATAATTCCAACAGGGACCGGCGAGCAGGGCTCCCACAGGCAGCCCTAACCCCCAAACCTCCATCCAGAGCGTCGCCCACGCGCTCGGGCAGCAGTTTCAGCAGTCATGGCGTGCCCTCTCTGACGGAAACCCGGCACTGCAAACGCAGCCAGCCACATGCCACAGGCAAGGAACGCTTGCTCACGGCGAGCTTTATCCCAGAAAATTTCTCCTAGGCTGCAACTTCTCCAGCTCACTCCCCAAAGCAGGGCCTGGTGCTCTCAAAGTAGCGGTTCCTCACCTTTTTCTGGCAGACTGGTGTGATCAGCACTGTGCTGCTGGTGTCCACATGTGTGGATGTGTGCGTGATGTCCTCACGCCAGCACCTGGAGCTGCCGTCGGAGCAGAGGACTTTCGCCCAAGCAGGAGGACACGGCTGGCAGCCCAGGGAGCTCAGCACAAAGCCACGGTATGGGAAGAAACCCAGGGCAGGCTTCCATAGATAAAGCAAGCATTGAGCCCACATCCTCATCGCCCTTTCAGTACTGAGCCTCTCCAGCAATCTGCTCTTTGCTCAGCAAACTGCGGCAATCAAGGACTTC
This genomic window contains:
- the ALKBH4 gene encoding alpha-ketoglutarate-dependent dioxygenase alkB homolog 4; the encoded protein is MEAAGGSEGPGCGCKGIRSCLLCEGPAQAAPPPQGEDNFTYCPATGLAKGNEHSEFAGWAFPFPGVFLTEEFISEDEESEIVELMDRDDWKPSQSGRKKQDYGPKVNFKKQRLKAGSFTGLPSFSKKIVAQMKDCSVLGGFLPVEQCNLDYVPERGSAIDPHFDDWWLWGERLVSLNLLSRTVLSMSCDSEGSIQLFPAFTKENRELSPPGSFTQTSACKNSGEEGINCILSPRRVPSREVTVAIHLPRRSLLVLYGDARYKWKHAIHRKHIEHRRICVTFRELSAEFSAGGRHEELGKELLEIALSFQGRPL